One Pyrus communis chromosome 4, drPyrComm1.1, whole genome shotgun sequence genomic region harbors:
- the LOC137731621 gene encoding nuclear transport factor 2-like, with the protein MATPYAFPVTAAQVGTYFVTQYYQVLQQQPDFVHQFYSEASTMVRADGNSRATAVAMQQIHDLVMSFNLTAFEINKANSLESWNGGVLVLVEGYLEMKTFTGRRKFAQTFFLAPQERGYFVLNDIFHFVDEEPIHHHPAVLLAQNNLDSKLSAPATISQPVANYYVGGEIQTRDFVAPAVKENGPVESYGFAEQQLQQVVETENLLDDRAVEQSNGALQSTPNTIQDHLHASVEEPVGEPQKQTYASILRVAKGQPVPSIAPQHSSNKNAPMASNWNHYPQSTAQQSISSSNTFERPVAETADEVAALEDEGEIKSVYVRNLPTTVSPSEVEEEFVNFGKLKQPPEGVVIRSRKDVGVCYAFVEFEDITGVQNAVKAGSVQIAGRQVYIEERRPNSNIPSRVGRRGRGRGSYQAEAPRGRFGSRSFVRGGGYDGGDQDYSRPRGNGYYRPSPRQDRGNSGYQSSRSGQNSSEFTN; encoded by the exons ATGGCCACCCCCTATGCATTTCCCGTCACAGCTGCTCag GTGGGGACGTACTTTGTGACGCAGTACTACCAAGTGCTTCAGCAGCAGCCGGACTTTGTGCACCAGTTCTACTCCGAGGCCAGCACAATGGTTCGTGCCGACGGCAATTCCAGAGCCACCGCAGTTGCAATGCAG CAAATCCATGATCTTGTTATGTCATTCAATCTGACTGCATTCGAAATCAACAAAGCAAATTCCTTGGAATCCTGGAACGGAGGTGTTCTTGTTCTGGTTGAAGGCTACCTTGAAATGAAAACTTTCACTGGGAGGAGGAAATTTGCACAAACATTTTTCCTTGCACCTCAGGAGAGAGGTTATTTTGTGCTGAACGATATATTTCACTTTGTTGATGAGGAACCGATTCATCATCATCCAGCAGTCTTATTAGCCCAAAACAATCTTGACTCCAAGCTAAGTGCTCCTGCTACAATTTCGCAGCCAG TGGCTAACTATTATGTGGGTGGAGAGATTCAGACAAGAGACTTTGTCGCTCCTGCTGTCAAAGAAAATGGTCCAGTTGAAAGTTATGGCTTTGCAGAGCAACAGTTGCAGCAAGTTGTTGAAACTGAGAACTTGTTGGATGATCGTGCTGTAGAGCAATCAAATGGTGCACTTCAAAGCACGCCGAATACCATACAAGATCACCTGCATGCATCTGTTGAGGAACCTGTTGGAGAGCCTCAAAAGCAGACCTATGCTTCTATA TTACGCGTTGCCAAGGGGCAACCTGTGCCTTCTATAGCTCCCCAGCATTCATCTAATAAGAATGCACCAATGGCTTCAAACTGGAATCACTATCCTCAGTCCACTGCTCAGCAATCCATTTCATCATCTAATACATTTGAAAGGCCTGTAGCAGAGACAGCAGATGAGGTTGCCGCTCTAGAAGATGAAG GTGAAATAAAGTCTGTTTATGTAAGAAACTTGCCGACTACTGTGTCCCCATCTGAAGTTGAGGaggaatttgtgaattttggaaAACTAAAGCAGCCGCCTGAAGGAGTGGTCATTAGGAGTCGCAAG GATGTTGGTGTTTGCTATGCGTTTGTTGAATTTGAAGATATTACCGGTGTTCAGAATGCCGTCAAG GCTGGTAGTGTTCAAATTGCTGGACGACAGGTATACATTGAAGAACGGAGACCAAACAGCAACATCCCGTCTCGAGTGGGAA GAAGGGGAAGAGGAAGGGGCAGCTACCAAGCAGAGGCACCGAGGGGTCGTTTTGGTTCTCGGAGTTTTGTGAGGGGAGGTGGCTATGACGGAGGTGACCAGGACTACAGCCGACCAAGGGGAAATGGCTACTATAGGCCAAGCCCTCGACAAGACAGAGGGAACTCGGGTTATCAATCATCAAGAAGCGGACAAAATTCATCGGAGTTCACTAATTAA